One genomic region from Colletes latitarsis isolate SP2378_abdomen chromosome 10, iyColLati1, whole genome shotgun sequence encodes:
- the Pdk gene encoding pyruvate dehydrogenase kinase, with product MRLTSKCLGNISKMLDFYSQFNPSPLSIKQFIDFGLSACERKSFIFLRKELPVRLANIMKEIHLLPDNLLRMPSVGIVNNLYATSFEDIVLFEKVEVNETTLDKFCQALVKIRNRHKDIVETMAQGVLELKESHDVDSQTENNIQYFLDRFLMSRISIRMLINQHTLLFGSELNEHSRHVGSIDPSCDVISVVKDAYEKARLLCDQYYLASPELIVKQHNELERCSHIRIVYVPSHLFHMLFELFKNSMRAVMEHHSSESDYPPIEVIVSRGKEDICVKMTDRGGGIPRSQMDHLFKYMYSTAPRPSITDPHTVPLAGYGYGLPVSRLYARYFHGDLVLQSCDGYGTDAIVYLKALSNEANELLPIFNKTSSKFYRTQVSTTDWSSHCGGGMATRQLRMSNEQRHKLPRGIEARNC from the exons GACTAAGTGCTTGCGAAAGGAAGTCTTTTATATTCTTAAGGAAGGAGCTGCCAGTCCGGCTGGCCAATATTATGAAGGAGATCCACCTGCTACCGGACAACTTACTGCGAATGCCTAGTGTGGGTATAGTTAATAATTTATACGCCACTTCGTTCGAGGATATCGTGCTCTTCGAGAAGGTTGAAGTCAACGAGACCACTTTAGACAA ATTCTGCCAAGCGTTGGTCAAAATTCGGAACAGACACAAGGATATCGTGGAAACGATGGCGCAGGGTGTCTTGGAACTGAAAGAATCGCACGACGTGGACTCTCAAACGGAGAACAACATTCAGTATTTCTTGGACAGATTCCTTATGTCTCGAATTTCCATTCGAATGCTGATCAATCAACACA CCCTGCTGTTTGGCAGCGAACTAAACGAGCACAGCAGACACGTGGGATCCATAGACCCATCGTGTGACGTTATCAGCGTCGTGAAAGACGCTTACGAGAAAGCAAGGTTGttgtgcgatcaatattatttggCTAGCCCGGAACTGATAGTCAAACAACATAACG AACTCGAACGATGTAGCCACATTAGGATAGTTTATGTGCCGAGCCATTTGTTCCACATGTTGTTCGAACTGTTCAAGAACAGTATGCGAGCGGTTATGGAACACCATAGCTCCGAGTCGGACTATCCGCCAATAGAGGTCATCGTGTCACGCGGTAAAGAAGACATTTGCGTGAAG ATGACTGATAGAGGTGGTGGCATTCCGCGTTCCCAAATGGACCATTTGTTTAAATACATGTACAGTACAGCGCCTCGGCCAAGCATAACCGACCCTCACACCGTTCCACTAGCTGGATACGGTTACGGTCTTCCAGTATCTCGATTGTACGCCAGATATTTCCACGGTGACCTCGTTCTTCAAAGCTGCGACGGTTATGGTACAGACGCCATCGTATATCTCAAG GCTTTGTCCAACGAAGCCAACGAGCTGTTGCCAATCTTCAACAAGACTTCGTCCAAGTTCTATCGGACCCAAGTATCCACCACCGATTGGAGCAGCCATTGCGGGGGTGGAATGGCGACGAGGCAATTGCGTATGAGCAACGAGCAGAGGCACAAGCTCCCGCGAGGAATCGAGGCTAGAAATTGCTAG